Sequence from the Candidatus Hepatoplasma crinochetorum Av genome:
TCTGCAAAATTTCATCCTGTATTATCAGGTAGTGCTTATAAAAATGTTGGAGTAAAACATTTATTAGATGCAGTAATTAAATTTCTTCCCTCTCCTATTGATATTCCTTCAATTAAAGGGCATGATTTAAATGATCAAAAAATCGAAAGAAAAGCAGATGATAATGAACCTTTTTCAGCATTGGCTTTTAAAATAATGACAGATCCCTTTGTAGGAAAATTAACATTTTTCCGTGTTTATTCAGGAACTTTAAAAGCAGGTAGTTATATTGTAAATACAACTAAAGGTAAAAAAGAAAGAGTTGGAAGAATTTTGCAAATGCATGCAAATCACCGATCAGAAGTAGAAGGTGTTGTTGCGGGGGAGATCGCAGCTGCTGTTGGTCTTAAATCAACAACAACAGGAGACACATTATCAGATGAAAAAAATCAAGTTATCCTCGAAAAAATGATTTTTCCTGAACCAGTTATTTCTCTTGCTGTTGAACCAAAAACAAAAGCAGATCAAGATAAATTAGGATTATCACTTGGAAAATTAGCAGAAGAAGACCCAACTTTTCATACAAGAATGAATCATGAAACAGGACAGACAATTATTTCAGGAATGGGTGAATTACATTTAGAAATAATTGTTGATAGATTGAGAAGAGAATTTAAAGTAGGCGTAGATGTAGGTAATCCTGAAGTTTCTTATCGAGAAACTTTAACAAAAAAATCAACAATTGAATCAAAATACATCAAGCAATCTGGGGGACGTGGACAATATGGCCATGTTGTTATTGATTTTGAAAGTAATAAAGATAAAGGTTTTGAGTTTGTTGATAAGATTGTTGGAGGAAGAATTCCTAGAGAATATATTTCTTCAATTAAATCAGGTCTAGAAGAAGCAATGGCTGGAGGAATTCTTGCTGGATATCCAATGATTGATGTAAAAGCAACACTTCATGATGGATCTTATCATGATGTTGATTCTTCTGAAATAGCTTATAAAATTGCTGCATCTAAAGCTCTTAAAAAAGCAAGATCATTATCAAATGCTATTTTATTAGAACCAATTATGGATGTTGAGGTTACAACACCAACAGATTATTTTGGTGACATAATGGGTGATATTTCTGGAAGAAGAGGGCTTATTAATGGGCAAGAAGAGAGAGGGAATGCTCAAGTAATAAAAGCAAATGTTCCTCTTTCAGAAATGTTTGGTTATTCAACAAAATTACGCTCAATGTCTCAAGGTAGAGCTGTATATACAATGCATTTTTCTCATTATTCTACAACTCCAAGAAATATTGCAGAAAAAATTATTAAAGATCGTGGATTTGATAATATTGAAGAATAATTTACTTTAATAATAAAGGTATTTATTATGAAATATAATAATAAACAAAAAATTACCAAAGCTGTAATTCCTGTTGCGGGACTAGGAACTAGATTTCTTCCTTTTACAAAAACAATTCCAAAGGAAATGTTACCAATTTTAAATATTCCATCAATTGAATATATTGTAAAAGATGCGGTGAATGCTGGAATTAAAGATATTATTTTTGTAACTTCTGCAAGAAAAAAAGCACTTGCAGATTATACTGATTCTTATCTTTGATTAGAAGATGAATTACGAAAAAAAAATAAAATTGAGGAGTTGAAATTAATTCAATTCCTTCCAAAAATTGCAAATTATATTTTTGTAAGACAGTCAAAACAATTGGGATTAGGAGATGCTGTATTAAAAGCAAAATATGCAATTGGTAATGAACCCTTTGCTCTACTTTTGGGAGACGATATTTTACTTAATAATTTTAAAAATATTACAAATGATTCAATTTTAAAAAATTTAATAAATTCTTATCAAAAATATCAATCAATAATTGTTCTTTTAAAAAAAATTGAAGGAAAAGAAATTGAAAAATACGGAGTTGTAGGAATAGAAAAAAAAATTGATCAAAAAAATTTCCTTTTAAATTCACTTATTGAAAAACCAACATTTAAAAAAGCTCCTTCAGATCTTGCAATTATGGGTCGATATATTTTAGAACCTAAAATATTTGATTATCTTGAAAAAGAGCAAATAGATCCAAATACAGGCGAAATTCAATTAACTAATGCAATAAGTAAATATCTTCTAGATAAAAATAATGTTTATGGAGTATTATTTGAGGGTAAAAGATATGATATGGGAAATCTTTTGGGTTTCTTAGAAGCAAATATTGATTTTGCTCTTAATGATAAAAAATATCGTAAAGTATTTGCTGAACTTTTAAAAGAAAAAATTAAAAATATTTAATAATTATAATCATGAAACAAATTACTTTTGAAGAATTTCAAAAATTAAATCAAGAAGGATTTATTAAGATAAATAAAGCAATAATTTCCTTAGGAATAAAATGATGAGCTCATTCAGGTACCTTGATTGGTGTAGTTCGCGAGAATGGATTTTTATCATGAGACGATGATATTGATATGGGAATGGCAATTGATGATTATTTAAAATATCTCGAAGATTTAAATAAAATTGCAGAAGAAAATAATTATTATTTTGCTGATCGTTTTAAAAATATAGGAATGACAGTCTCTAGATTTATTTATAAGGAAAAATTTATTATTTCTTATGAGGGAAAAAAATATGTTTCTTCTCCTTTTATAGATATAATGATTGCAATACCTTTTAAAAAAGAAAATAAATTAAAATTTAAAATTTGAGAATGACAAAATAAA
This genomic interval carries:
- the fusA gene encoding elongation factor G translates to MVKRKEPIEKFRNIGIMAHIDAGKTTTTERVLFHSGKVHKIGETHDGQSQMDWMEQEKERGITITSAATTASWKGYRINIIDTPGHVDFTVEVERSLRVLDGAVAVLDGQAGVEPQTETVWRQATNYLVPRIVFVNKMDKIGADFFYSVESLRKKLGAKVAAIHVPIGKEDTFEGFVDVIEKKGYLFDHKPEELFKEIEIPENLKLDVEKTYNRLLEEISEFDDNLMLKFLDGKEITKEEIYKTIRKGVISAKFHPVLSGSAYKNVGVKHLLDAVIKFLPSPIDIPSIKGHDLNDQKIERKADDNEPFSALAFKIMTDPFVGKLTFFRVYSGTLKAGSYIVNTTKGKKERVGRILQMHANHRSEVEGVVAGEIAAAVGLKSTTTGDTLSDEKNQVILEKMIFPEPVISLAVEPKTKADQDKLGLSLGKLAEEDPTFHTRMNHETGQTIISGMGELHLEIIVDRLRREFKVGVDVGNPEVSYRETLTKKSTIESKYIKQSGGRGQYGHVVIDFESNKDKGFEFVDKIVGGRIPREYISSIKSGLEEAMAGGILAGYPMIDVKATLHDGSYHDVDSSEIAYKIAASKALKKARSLSNAILLEPIMDVEVTTPTDYFGDIMGDISGRRGLINGQEERGNAQVIKANVPLSEMFGYSTKLRSMSQGRAVYTMHFSHYSTTPRNIAEKIIKDRGFDNIEE
- a CDS encoding UTP--glucose-1-phosphate uridylyltransferase, producing MKYNNKQKITKAVIPVAGLGTRFLPFTKTIPKEMLPILNIPSIEYIVKDAVNAGIKDIIFVTSARKKALADYTDSYLWLEDELRKKNKIEELKLIQFLPKIANYIFVRQSKQLGLGDAVLKAKYAIGNEPFALLLGDDILLNNFKNITNDSILKNLINSYQKYQSIIVLLKKIEGKEIEKYGVVGIEKKIDQKNFLLNSLIEKPTFKKAPSDLAIMGRYILEPKIFDYLEKEQIDPNTGEIQLTNAISKYLLDKNNVYGVLFEGKRYDMGNLLGFLEANIDFALNDKKYRKVFAELLKEKIKNI